Proteins from a genomic interval of Phocoena phocoena chromosome 20, mPhoPho1.1, whole genome shotgun sequence:
- the RRAS gene encoding ras-related protein R-Ras — translation MSSGAASGTGRGRPRGGGPGPGDPPPSETHKLVVVGGGGVGKSALTIQFIQSYFVSDYDPTIEDSYTKICMVDGVPARLDILDTAGQEEFGAMREQYMRAGHGFLLVFAINDRQSFNEVGKLFTQILRVKDRDDFPIVLVGNKADLETQRQVWDTHPPPTPPHPPAANDWTSSQSGRLLLVHLLRLLMSGSSSGSLAKLRLNVDEAFEQLVRAVRKYQEQELPPCPPSGRAR, via the exons ATGAGCAGCGGGGCGGCGTCCGGGACAGGGCGGGGGCGGCCCCGGGGCGGGGGGCCGGGGCCCGGGGACCCCCCACCCAGCGAGACACACAAGCTGGTGGTCGTGGGCGGCGGCGGCGTGGGCAAGAGCGCGCTGACCATCCAGTTCATCCAG TCTTACTTCGTGTCTGACTACGACCCCACTATTGAAGACTCCTACACGAAGATCTGCATGGTGGATGGCGTCCCAGCCCGGCTAGACa tTCTGGACACCGCTGGCCAGGAGGAGTTCGGTGCTATGCGGGAGCAGTACATGCGCGCCGGCCATGGCTTCCTGCTGGTGTTTGCCATTAACGACCGGCAGAG TTTCAACGAGGTGGGCAAGCTCTTCACGCAGATCCTCCGAGTCAAGGACCGAGATGACTTCCCCATCGTGTTGGTCGGGAACAAGGCAGATCTGGAGACACAGCGCCAGGTCTgggacacccacccaccccccaccccaccccacccccccgccgcgAACGACTGGACCTCATCTCAGTCTGGGAGGCTCCTTCTGGTGCACCTCCTGAGACTCCTCATGTCAGGATCCTCCTCTGGCTCCCTCG CCAAACTGCGCCTCAATGTGGATGAGGCCTTCGAGCAGCTGGTGCGGGCCGTCCG GAAGTACCAGGAACAAGAGCTcccgccctgccctcccagcggcagggcacgctga